The genomic region GATTttcaaaatacactaatttataAATAGAAATACATCGAAACAAGAACGGAATAGATTCATCACAATAATAATTCAGATTTAGAATTGCTACATTACATTTAATTCAAACAATCAACCATGACCAgcaattttcaaagaaaaaaacaaaattattcacctacacaatcataaactactaacgaactacattaactagaattgaactacacctcagccacttgattcaATTCAATACAATAATCCACTTCGCTTCGGTTCAATTGATAGTCtgaacttgaatcattcattatcttcGACAACGAAATACCTATTCAAACCTGATTTCACAGCTTGATTTCAAAAACTTTGATCAAAATCTTCAAATCAGATAAAAGAGCATTGAACTTGAACGAAGAGAacataaagaaaaaagagaaatgcaGAGAATGCAGAGATGGAATAGAACGTAGATACGCAGAAAATGCTGAAAAAATTTGAGAAAGGAAACGCAATCCGTATGAAAAATACAGTTATATATTCGCGCGGTGAGTCAAAATTTGTTTAGTAGTGACGCGTGGAGGTAAATTAGGTCAAAACTATTTGGTTGAATTTGGTTGCTTAAATGACTTGGATATAGAAattaattgataaaaaatattcaaaatttttgaaaaattaatattcaaaatttaatttaaataaatatttaaaatttgaattcaatacTAATTTCTTGATAATGGAGTTCATACTACACTTGTTATTATAGCATTAActaagaaagtaaatgataaatagatttttatcttttttgtttGTAGAAATTTAAGCCTCTAAAAATTGAAAATTAgatttaatttccttttatttaAGAACGTATGACAATTATATCCCTTTAATCCATTGAGTTAGGGTTAAAAAACGTAAAGAAAAATACTAATTTGAAAGAGAAATAAATGATGCATCTCTTCCGGTGATGATGTAGATAATTAGCAAAAAATAAAGCGATAAATAAGTCCCCTGGTGGCTCAAAACGACGCCGGTGTAATCCCTCGCCTCACCTTCTTTTGATTCTCATTCCCCAAACCAAAGTCGTCATCATCTTCCTCAAACGAAAAGAGTAGAAACTTACTATACCGTGTCATTGCCCCCATTCTATTAATTAAGCACAGAAATGGTTGGTCCAATTTCACCCTCATGATCAACAATCTGCTCTTCCAAAACTTCAGTTTCAGCCACACAGTTCCTAGCATCACTACTCTTCAACTCATCAACATAAAAACGCCTCAATTCATCAGAACAAGGAATCCTCTCATTCTCAAATGCCtcgagaaaagaaaagaactttATCCTAACGACATCATCCTTCTCATCCACAAACAATCTGGCCCTCCTAGACTGTCTCCTCAACAACTCAATCTGTTCTCTAACATTGTTGCTAAGGTCAACGGCCCTAACAGGGAAAACATCCAAAAGGGTCGAAAATTCTGAAGTGACCGGAAATAGAGTGGTTTTGAAGCAACAGCCATAACTTGCTCAATTGTGCGCAGTAATCAAGGAGAATCTGTTGGAACGATATAACAGCAAATAGAGCTCCCTCAAGTAGAGCGCGCACTCTTGAATCCCTCAGTGACTCTAATAGGAGCTGAAAAACCTCGATCTTTCGGATTAGGGAGTGAGAGTTCTTGCGCTGGAAGGGGAACCGATGATCGGAGAAGCCCGTGACGAGGTCGCCGACGACAGCGACGACGGTCCGGATGAGCGCCGCGTCAGAAAGGTCTACCGGCATCAGGAAGGCCTCTAGCGACGGTAACTTGCGACGCCGCAGCGATAAGAATATAACCCCAGAATCCATCCAAAAGTTCTTTCTTTCCTAGGTTTTACAGAATTTTCAGAGTTAGCGAAGGATTGCAAAATCTTTAAGAAACTAAACGGTTAATCGGTGAAACATGCAATTTGCGCAAGAAAAGAAGACTTCTTGGCGCGGCGTCATTTAGAGCCACCACAgaacctatttgtcctttactTTTTACCAACCATATCACCGTAACAAACAAATCATCTATCTCCCCTCCACATAAGCATTTTTCGTTACATTTTTTAACTCCCAACTCATAGTGCGTTTTTAAAAGTGAGAGAgttagtaatttttaatttttagagacTTAAATATTTGTAAacaaaaaactcaaaaaattatttattttttattctaactAAAATTAAATGTTATGGTANNNNNNNNNNNNNNNNTGTTGTAAATATATCTAATAAGAAAattgtaaatattttaaaaatattaatgttttaataattttagttattaatattaattatatatatattttataataaaaatcaatCATTAAAGTACTTGAATACTAATAATGTTCTCTCTATACGTGATAACCTTCTTGTATAATATGCAAGATTCTGAAAATTAGATCGGTCATCAAACTATTCTAGTTATTGgtttattaatttattggtttaATTGGTTCAATTGGTGGTTTAATCGGAAAAACtgttttagaatagaataataaataaattataaataaacatcctaaaatataattatagtctaatataaatcttaaaatattttcgaaatttaaaatactacataaaatatcatcaaccaaatacatatgatcttatcaaaatccaaactcaaaagttaaatagtaaaaaaacatatctaaatattaaatcccaacatcatgaatttcttttgtttttgttggtCTGAATTTCTTTCAACAAACTTTCCATCTGTTTTTTCACATCATATGGAACTTTAGGACATTTTTTTATGTCTCCAGTAATCTTTGCTAGATGTTTCTTCATCCTGTGAATTCTACCTCCATTGAAAACTTGTAGACAAAATAAACATTGATATTGTGGTTTTTCATTCACTATTTGTAGAGCAACATATTTTCAAGCTAAATCTGTTTTTTCCCGTAGGTTAGAAGAACCTTGTGACTGACTATCGTTAGCACTAGGGGGATTAGGATTAGCAGCATCATTCGAAATAGGAGGATCGACAGGCAAGTTATTATTCACAGAAGCATTGTTATCAGCAAttgcttcttgattaatactattatctataactgaaattaataaaacatatatgaaattaaaaacaaccacaacacaatgaaaaataaaaaaatcctcaACAAGACCATATCTAAATTCTGCCTACAGCATTCAACAATATTGCAACAAACAAATTAGGAGCCATCAGCAACTGGTAAACCAGTAAAACACTATCAGAGTCATCGAGcaattagaaaacactaaaacagAGAAACAGAGTAAGTATTACTGTATTAAGTGTTCTGGTTGATACAAATGATATAATAGAGTAAGTTTCCACCATTAGCAACCATACATACAAATTTTCACAGAGTAACAGAGCAATCAGAACCATACATACAAATTTGTAAATTTGTAAAATTTTCACCATTAGCAACCAGCAAATACAAGACAGAATCAAACTTCAAACCAAGACCGAagaccgaagaagaagaattgaagaaccaaacttcaaaccaagaccgaagaaattgaagaagaagaccgAAGCCACTAACCTGGGTTCTAGAAGCCAATGAAGATGAAGAGGACCTACCGAGTTACTGGGTTCCGGACATGGAAAAGAGGAAGAAGCGGCGGTGTTGAGGACCTGGGGACGGCGACGGCGCTGAGGACCTGGGAGCGGCGGCGACGATGGAGAGCTAGGGTTCGGGGTTCCTTTGCTTCAGAGTTCTCCAGTACAGGGAGTGAGTAGTGAGATGAATGAATGATTGGGGGAAGAGGAGGACTTGGTTCACGAGTGGATCCgggactttttttttttacagattAAAAAATGGCGTCGTTTTATCCGAACCGACCGGTTACCAGTTCGGCCCAACCAACCAGTTCTCGGCCGATTCAACAATTTTCCAATGATTTTCTCTCGAGCGGTTATAAGTAGAGGACCGAACTGCTTGCATCGTCGGTTCCTGGTTGAACCGGTTCGACCGACtggtccggtccgattttcaaAACCATGATAATATGAAAGTGTATGTGTCGTCGCTCTTCCTTATTTTATTTGACTTGTGCctttttttcaaagaaaaagaaaaatttaaaaagtgacattttctttttttttttcttttttgattgtgttagattttttatttaaagcTATCATCTCATTGATAGTTGTCATGCACTTGTGCTTAGAGTTGATAAATGtatgttttaaattaaataaacaacaatgttatacatataatttttttgcaaccaaatttaattaaattgatccAAATTCAACAAAAAATAGCTTCATTATTCAGTACGTACGAATACGCTCTCATTTTCCACATACACGACGTTTCAATGTGTGCTCTTTGACACAAAAAATAGTTTCAAAATCCTATTTCAACACTAAACTTGAAATGACTCAAAAATTTCTCAACCAACCTCTCTCTGCTAGGTTGAATCATCAACAACACCACCGAATAAAAAATCTCAACGAACTTCTCTATGCTAGGTTTCGAATCATCAACATCAACACCAAACGAAGAAACTCTCAACGAAGCTCTCTGTGCATTTCTAAAAAACGAAAAGACGAAACATTATTGAAGATAACATGATTCTAAATCGTGCATTTATGCTTCTATGTAGTTGTAGTATTTCGGTGATTTAGATTTAGTGTGATTCTTGTCATAGGTTTGGATTTGGGGTCTCTACGTAGTTGTACTATTTCTTATTTGATTTAAGCCATGTTGATGAATCTTCTCTGTCATTGTTTCCAATTTTCGGTGTCATTTTCATTTAGATTTAGTGTGATTCTTGACATAGGCTTGAATTTGGAGTCTCTATGTAGttgtatttttttcttatatGATTTAAGCCATGTTGATGAGTTTTCTGGTATGATAATTTGCAATTTTCTGGTTTTATTATGAGTTACATTCAGTGTAATTCATGTCATAGGCTTGTATTTAGAATCTCTATGTAGTTGACTAGTTGTATTGTTTCTTATGTGATTTAAGTCATGTTGATGAGTCTTCTTGTATCATCATTTCTAATTTTTGGTGTCATTTTGATTTAGATTTAGTGTGATTTTTGAAATAGGCTTGGATTTGGAGTCTCTATGTAGttgtatttttttcttatatGATTTAAGCCATGTTGATGAGTTTTTTGGTGTGATCATTTGTATTTTTCAGATTTTGTTGTGAGTTACCTTCAGTGTGATTCATGTCGTATGCTTGCATTTAGAGTCTTTATGTAGTTGTATTATTTCTTATATGATTTAAGCCATGTTGATGAGTATTCTCATGTCATCATTTCCAAATTTTGGTGACATTTTGATTTAGATTTAGTGTGATTCTTTTCATAGGCTTGGATTTAGAGTCTCTATGTAGTCGTATTCAGGCACGGACCCAAGCATCATGGtggggggcacttgcccccactctcatttgataattttaaattttaaattttaaatgaccccACTACAAATAAACTAAGCCCAATTATTAAAAGCCCCAAATCCATTTTATCTTTATAGTATTTTGACTATTAATTAACCTAATTATATTTAGTCTTCTTCTATTCTCAAATTTCAGCCGTCACTCATTTATTCCTTTTCTTAGTTTCATATTTTTAatcttctttttctattctttatCTAGTGGTCATCTTCGCTtcatcaaaaggtaaattttaaattctctattttgttttatatagctctctatgactctatgtatctttcaatttcattgtttatcttttttatattttcaattgcaaattttaattcaaataattataatttaggtattaatctattttttattctcttcatgaatttatatattttattttattctcaatttagtgatccttattatttatttgtttatctttcgttctattctattatatgtaattagattacatataaatttttaaagtgaattgatcaatttactaatttagaatatctatttttatttttagaaatagtaatggaaaaatatttcaaaagaaaGTTACCACTAGAATCTGAAGTCACTCCATTAGTCTCTTCTAATAAAAAGAAGTTCTTAGAATTCAATGTGGAAAGTCTGGTAGCTGATCCTGGACAACgacccaaaatttcaaattatgatCCAAATGACAGGGATGAAGTTAGACGAGCTTATTTACAAAAAGGTCCTTGTCAACCAAGAGAACATGATTTTCCACAAACATATTTTGGAACTTCTCTCTGTAGATTTAATGCTGATTGGTTTAATGAATTTGGCAATTGGTTGGAATATAGTATTTCAAAAGATGCTGTCTTTTGTCTCTGTTGCTATCTTATGAAACCTGATGGTGCGAGTGGTGATGCTTTTGTAAAAGAGGGCTTTTCAAATTGGAAAAAGAAGGAGCGATTACAAACACATGTTGGAAATCATGATAGTTCTCATAATCAAGCTTGAAGAAAATGCGAAGCACTCATGAAGCAAAAGcaacatattgaagttgtttttCAAAAGCATTCAGACCAAGCTAAAAAGGATTATCGAACTCACTTAACAGCAACAATTGAGTGCATTAGGTTCTTATTGCGACAAGGATTGGCTTTTCGTGGTGATGATGAATCGCACAATTCAAACAATCAAGGTAATTTTTTGGAGCTTCTTGACTTTCTTGCTCAACATAATACAGAGATTGATCGTGTTTTCAAAAATGCTCGTGGAAACCTTAAACTAGTAGCACCTAAAATTCAAAAAGATATTGTTAGAGCTGCTGCAAGTGAAACTACTAAagttattattgatgatcttggagatgatttattttctgttttagttGATGAAGCTCGAGACATTTCTGTTAAAGAGCAAATGGTTGTTTGTTTGCGGTATGTGAATAAAGAAGGGATTGTAATGGAGCGATTTCTTGGCCTTGTCCATGTTTCTAGCACAAATGCGTTGTCGTTAAAAGTAGCTTTGGAATCTTTATTAGCAAAGCATAGTTTAAGCTTAGCAAGAATACGTGGACAAGGTTACGATGGAGCTAGTAATATGCAGGGAGAATTTAATGGCTTAAAAAGTTTGATCTTGAAAGAAAATGCTTGtgatttttatgtttattgttttGCTCACCAACTTCAATTAGCACTTGTGGTTGTTACAAAGAAACAGGTTGAAATTGCACTACTTTTTAATTTGCTTGCTAGTTTGTGCAATATTGTTGGAGCTTCTTGTAAACGTAAAGACATGCTTCGTGAAAGTCAAATGCAAAAGACAATTGTTGCATTACAAAACGGAGATGTTTCTAGTGGGTGTGGCTTAAATCAAGAAACAACATTGAAAATGGCAGGTGATACTCGATGAGGCTCACATTATAGTACAATACTTAGCttgatttctattttttcttcCGTGGTAGAAGTTCTTAAAGTGATTGAGGAAGATGGAAATAATCCTGAACAAAGAGCTGAAGCATGTCAATTATTGAATCATATTCaatcttttgaatttgtattcAATTTACATTTGATGAAAAGTATATTAGGAGTTACTAAAAAGTTGTCTCAAGCTCTACAAAGAAGTGATCAAGACATTATAAATGCTATGACATTGGTTAAAGTGTCCAAGCAACGATTGCAAAGTATAAGAGACGATGGTTGGTCCTCTTTGCTCAATGAAGTTTCACTATTTTGTGATAGTCACAATATTCTTGTTCCAAATATGAATGACATATTTGTAACACAAGGAAGATCAAGGCGCAAAATCC from Arachis ipaensis cultivar K30076 chromosome B02, Araip1.1, whole genome shotgun sequence harbors:
- the LOC107627539 gene encoding uncharacterized protein LOC107627539; the encoded protein is MEKYFKRKLPLESEVTPLVSSNKKKFLEFNVESLVADPGQRPKISNYDPNDRDEVRRAYLQKGPCQPREHDFPQTYFGTSLCRFNADWFNEFGNWLEYSISKDAVFCLCCYLMKPDGASGDAFVKEGFSNWKKKERLQTHVGNHDSSHNQA
- the LOC107627540 gene encoding zinc finger MYM-type protein 1-like; this translates as MKQKQHIEVVFQKHSDQAKKDYRTHLTATIECIRFLLRQGLAFRGDDESHNSNNQGNFLELLDFLAQHNTEIDRVFKNARGNLKLVAPKIQKDIVRAAASETTKVIIDDLGDDLFSVLVDEARDISVKEQMVVCLRYVNKEGIVMERFLGLVHVSSTNALSLKVALESLLAKHSLSLARIRGQGYDGASNMQGEFNGLKSLILKENACDFYVYCFAHQLQLALVVVTKKQVEIALLFNLLASLCNIVGASCKRKDMLRESQMQKTIVALQNGDVSSGCGLNQETTLKMAEVLKVIEEDGNNPEQRAEACQLLNHIQSFEFVFNLHLMKSILGVTKKLSQALQRSDQDIINAMTLVKVSKQRLQSIRDDGWSSLLNEVSLFCDSHNILVPNMNDIFVTQGRSRRKIQKVSNLHHFQVELFYQVVDRQLQELNNRFTEVNTELLLCIACLNPSDSFFAFDKEKLLRLAEFYPHEFSSTQLLALDSQLENFILDMRLDDQFSNINGISGLSQKLVETKKHVVYPLEFLLLKLALILPVATTSVERTFSAMNIIKSRLRNRMGDEWLNDWLSQRRRASPSSDLSSCRYCTRLTQPHSAPCCAALPSSSPMIDERERGRGEREEREGSCSRGLEGRHHRLHRDLSPSLEPAAFIAISRHLCLCQILDHRRLGCVEEEGATGCRCALSPLPLSFNRRHAKSLLPLLREKRELEEREIGCARGAAVNRGLFRHCYCVAVRVNLGCYWSCWCRSWS